From the genome of Candidatus Endomicrobium procryptotermitis:
GAACTTCAAAAACGTTTTTTTTAATAAGATATTCGATAATTTGTTTTTCTACATCAATATCCTGACGACGTTTTTCTTCGGCTTCAATAGCTTCTTTCGCTTTATTTTTCAAATCTTCTAGATTTTCCACTCCCATATCTTTTGCAAAATCATCGTTAAGATCTGGCAATTCTTTTTCTTTTATTTCCTGAACAGTCGTTTTAAACATTATGGTTTTTCCAGCTAAAGTTTTATTGGGATAATCCGCTGGATATTCGGCTTTTACATCTCTTTCATCACCGATTTTTGCGCCTTTAAGAGCTTCTTTAAAACCTTTTACCGTATTGTCATAGCCGAAGTCTAGCATATGATTTTTTGCACTAATCTCAGGCAAGGCAATTCCGTTATCAAAAGCTTCATAATCCACTACGGCAAAACTTTTTTCTCCGATAACTCCGCTTTTCGAAGGGATAAGTTTAGCATTTCTTTCTCTTAAAGCATCCAAACTTTGAGCAAGACTGGCGCCGGTAACTTTAAATATTTCTTTTTTGACAGGTATTGCTTTATAGTCTTTCACTTCAATTGAAGGATGACATTCCGCGGTAAAACGATATTTCAAAGTATTACCGACTTCATAATCAAACTCATCCACAACGGGAAAATCTATGGGAAGAAACTTTTCTTTTTCGAGAGCATTAAGAATAGTCCCTTTTATTACATTTTCAACAGCCCTGCTTTTGGCTTCCTCGGCATATTTTTCTCTTATAATGTTCATCGGTGTTTTACCCTGCCTGAAACCATCAAGCCTGACCTGCCTTTGAAGTCCGATAAAAGCTTCGTCAATTTTTTTTACGGCCGTTTCGGGAGAAACCTCAACATCGAGTGTAATTGAACACGCTTTTTTATCTATAACGGTAGATTTAAAATCGATTTTTTTACTTTCTTCAGCCATTTATTTCCCCTTATAAAAATATTAATTTTGTTATGCGGACGGAGGGACTTGAACCCCCACACCTTGCGGTATATGGTCCTAAGCCATACGCGTCTGCCAATTCCGCCACGCCCGCAATCATATATTTATGCTCTCTCATGCAAACCATACATCAAATCGGATTTACTGCAATAATAAAAATAGAGAACGCATAAGACTGCGTTCAAATTCATCTAAATGTATGTTCTAAAAAATGCGCTGCATAGGAATTGAACCTATAACCTAACGATTAAGAGTCGTTTGCTCTACCAATTGAGCTAGCAGCGCGCTAAAATACCGCAGGTATATGATGTCAATATTCGAAAATTTTAACATACTGATGGTAAAAAGTCAATGG
Proteins encoded in this window:
- the tig gene encoding trigger factor — protein: MAEESKKIDFKSTVIDKKACSITLDVEVSPETAVKKIDEAFIGLQRQVRLDGFRQGKTPMNIIREKYAEEAKSRAVENVIKGTILNALEKEKFLPIDFPVVDEFDYEVGNTLKYRFTAECHPSIEVKDYKAIPVKKEIFKVTGASLAQSLDALRERNAKLIPSKSGVIGEKSFAVVDYEAFDNGIALPEISAKNHMLDFGYDNTVKGFKEALKGAKIGDERDVKAEYPADYPNKTLAGKTIMFKTTVQEIKEKELPDLNDDFAKDMGVENLEDLKNKAKEAIEAEEKRRQDIDVEKQIIEYLIKKNVFEVPQSLVERQKENLVKKMKEYMQKQGTQKDYIDKQVELGQQKFKEEAEKNVRLSYILNALYINEKLQITEHDLDEEKNRMKTVNPGRDEAVEKYFEENKENIIISLKETKLFKFLLDNAKIEEVVKDMPLKEDK